From the Bacteroidia bacterium genome, one window contains:
- a CDS encoding YggS family pyridoxal phosphate-dependent enzyme, whose amino-acid sequence MSVSENIQQLKKELPLHVTLIAVSKTYPVEKIKEAYSAGQKIFGENKVQELCEKQTQLPSDIEWHLIGHLQSNKVKYIAPFVSLIQAVDSLTLLQEIDKQAQKNKRIINCLLQIYIAKEDTKFGLDFAEAEKIFFSDELKSLQNIQIIGLMGMATNTNNKAQIAKEFQSLKLFFDAHKNKNYPNCNLHTLSMGMSSDYLIAIEEGSTMIRVGSAIFGNRNALKK is encoded by the coding sequence ATGTCCGTTTCCGAAAATATTCAACAATTAAAAAAGGAATTGCCTTTGCACGTTACGTTAATCGCGGTAAGCAAAACGTATCCTGTTGAAAAAATAAAAGAAGCATATTCTGCTGGACAGAAAATTTTCGGTGAAAATAAAGTGCAAGAATTGTGCGAAAAACAAACGCAACTTCCTTCGGATATTGAATGGCATTTAATCGGACATTTACAAAGTAATAAAGTAAAATACATCGCACCATTTGTGAGTTTGATACAGGCAGTGGACAGTTTAACATTGCTTCAAGAAATCGATAAACAAGCGCAAAAAAACAAACGGATTATCAATTGTTTATTACAAATTTACATCGCAAAAGAAGACACGAAATTTGGGTTGGATTTTGCAGAAGCTGAAAAAATATTTTTTTCGGACGAGTTAAAATCATTACAAAATATTCAAATAATCGGATTGATGGGAATGGCGACGAACACAAACAACAAAGCACAAATTGCAAAAGAATTTCAATCGTTAAAATTATTTTTTGACGCACATAAAAACAAGAATTATCCGAATTGTAATTTACACACATTGAGTATGGGAATGAGTTCGGATTATCTTATCGCCATTGAAGAAGGCAGCACAATGATACGTGTTGGAAGTGCTATTTTCGGAAATAGAAATGCTCTCAAAAAATAA
- a CDS encoding DUF1015 domain-containing protein, which translates to MAIVIPFKGIRPAKDKVHLVASRSVDGYTPAELKDKLFGNPYSFLHIINPDFYDGQKTRPGSPERLQKVKNKFLDFVQEKVFVKDETPCYYIYRQIKNNQEYTGIIGCSAIEDYFNGVIKKHEQTLTNREEKLKNYLEVCDFNAEPVLFSYPNDKQIDALTAKITSVSAMYDFTTTDKVRHQLWVVNKTENIQLILEHFSKMPAIYIADGHHRSASSALLGKSRKEKNKNHTGKEPYNFYLGIFFPETQLKIYDFNRVVKDLNGLPKNIFLEHLNEFFIVEKKGEKIYKASELHNFSMYIENEWYSLTLKKYFFDDQNPVESLDAFILTKHILAPILNIQDLRTDKRIAFVSGIKGMEELKKQVDADKAKVAFGLYPVSMTQLKNIADTNNIMPPKSTWVEPKMRSGLVVYSLSEK; encoded by the coding sequence ATGGCGATTGTAATTCCCTTTAAAGGCATACGTCCGGCGAAAGACAAAGTCCATTTGGTCGCATCTCGTTCGGTAGACGGCTATACGCCTGCAGAATTGAAAGATAAACTTTTCGGAAATCCGTATTCATTTTTGCACATTATCAATCCTGATTTTTACGACGGACAAAAAACGCGCCCCGGTTCTCCAGAACGTTTGCAAAAAGTAAAAAATAAATTCCTTGATTTTGTTCAAGAAAAAGTTTTTGTAAAAGACGAAACTCCGTGTTATTATATTTATCGACAAATAAAAAACAATCAAGAATATACCGGAATCATTGGCTGTTCAGCAATCGAAGATTATTTTAATGGAGTGATAAAAAAGCACGAACAAACACTTACTAATCGTGAAGAAAAATTAAAAAATTATTTAGAAGTATGTGATTTTAATGCCGAACCTGTTTTATTTAGCTATCCCAACGACAAACAAATTGATGCGCTAACGGCAAAAATAACAAGCGTTTCCGCGATGTACGATTTTACCACTACCGACAAAGTTCGCCACCAATTGTGGGTTGTCAATAAGACAGAAAATATTCAACTTATTTTGGAACACTTTTCAAAAATGCCCGCCATTTATATTGCCGACGGACATCATCGTTCAGCTTCTTCTGCATTGCTTGGTAAATCAAGGAAAGAGAAAAATAAAAATCACACTGGAAAGGAACCTTATAATTTTTATTTGGGAATTTTTTTTCCAGAAACACAATTAAAAATATACGATTTCAATCGTGTAGTAAAAGATTTAAATGGGCTTCCAAAAAATATTTTTTTGGAACACTTAAATGAATTTTTCATCGTTGAAAAAAAGGGTGAAAAAATTTACAAAGCTTCTGAATTGCACAATTTCAGTATGTATATAGAAAATGAATGGTATTCGCTTACGCTGAAAAAATATTTTTTTGACGACCAAAATCCAGTGGAAAGTTTAGACGCATTTATACTTACCAAACACATCCTCGCTCCTATTTTAAACATTCAAGATTTACGCACAGACAAACGCATCGCCTTTGTTTCTGGCATAAAAGGAATGGAAGAATTAAAAAAACAAGTGGATGCGGACAAAGCGAAAGTCGCATTTGGCTTGTACCCTGTTAGTATGACGCAACTCAAAAATATTGCGGATACCAATAATATTATGCCACCAAAATCAACTTGGGTAGAACCGAAAATGCGCAGTGGCTTGGTGGTTTACAGTTTGAGTGAAAAATAA
- a CDS encoding WG repeat-containing protein translates to MRKIIFLGLFFLVITQAAFAGKLQKGFQALHIYDYFKAKNYFQKALKRDSAGASYGLSIIYYRTDNPFSNVDSAHKYISISAKKYAILPPKKKINFALLQINDSAISALTDSINARAFLICKNKNSMEAYTHFLTNFTNAAEYENAVKLRNRLAFNIAQILDTYQAYSDFMKNYPDAEEYKDAESKYESSLYKTLTKPSDIKSYESFILKYPKSPYREDAENAIFALAVPNATIEEYHQFVKKYPNNHNVETAWHNIYTIFTSDFNPRSIVDFRLDYPDYPYREKIYQDLALSLTHFYPIRENGKWGYADSSGKTMIPCIYEWNANFSEGYAEVGMNEKAGFISKSGKLEIPFKYDDVEAFKKGYSVVKLGNKYGMIYKTKKEIIPIVYDEVSDFSEGLAVVMKNEKYGFVNEKGREIIPCRYQNAGDFSNHLAFVETQNKYGFINLEGKQIIPFKYDWVEKFSQEIAKVELAGKYGIINTKGDTIVACIYDKIGDFSEGKAMVVKDGKYGFINKKGEIIIPIEYDFTSDALLTEGFKNGFAKIISNQKKGLIDSTGKIILSRDFEDISYCSQGLIAVQKHDKWGYLNQKMKLKIPLQYDNAYDFSDSLARVSKKNLVGFIDMNGKIVIPFNYDDAGDFVKGIAQVKQNGKIGFIDKQNNFIIPCELDKVGDNVDGILEVEKIKKMAYFNLKTKRYVWKEIGF, encoded by the coding sequence ATGAGAAAAATTATTTTTCTTGGACTCTTTTTTCTTGTGATTACTCAAGCGGCTTTTGCCGGGAAATTGCAAAAGGGATTTCAGGCTTTGCATATTTACGATTATTTTAAAGCGAAAAATTATTTTCAGAAAGCCTTAAAACGTGATTCTGCTGGAGCTTCTTATGGTTTGAGTATTATTTATTATCGTACCGATAATCCTTTCAGTAACGTGGATAGCGCGCATAAATACATTTCTATTTCTGCGAAAAAATATGCTATACTTCCTCCAAAAAAGAAAATCAATTTTGCTTTATTGCAGATCAATGATTCCGCCATTTCAGCTTTAACAGACAGTATTAACGCGCGTGCTTTTTTGATTTGTAAAAATAAAAATTCGATGGAGGCATACACGCATTTTTTGACAAATTTTACCAATGCAGCCGAATACGAAAATGCTGTTAAATTGAGGAATCGCTTGGCTTTTAACATTGCTCAAATTTTAGATACCTACCAAGCGTATTCTGATTTTATGAAAAATTATCCTGATGCGGAAGAGTACAAAGACGCCGAATCGAAATACGAAAGTTCACTTTACAAAACGCTTACAAAGCCTTCCGATATTAAAAGTTACGAATCATTCATTTTAAAATATCCGAAAAGTCCGTACCGAGAGGATGCTGAAAATGCTATTTTCGCTTTAGCTGTACCCAATGCTACGATTGAAGAATACCATCAGTTCGTCAAAAAATATCCGAATAATCACAACGTAGAAACCGCTTGGCACAATATTTACACCATTTTTACGAGCGATTTTAATCCGCGTTCTATCGTTGATTTTCGCTTGGATTATCCCGATTATCCTTACAGAGAAAAAATTTATCAAGATTTGGCTTTATCGCTCACGCATTTTTATCCTATCCGCGAAAACGGGAAATGGGGCTACGCCGATAGTTCTGGAAAAACGATGATTCCTTGTATTTATGAATGGAATGCGAATTTTTCGGAAGGATATGCAGAGGTGGGAATGAATGAAAAAGCAGGGTTTATTAGTAAATCGGGAAAACTTGAAATTCCTTTTAAATACGATGATGTAGAAGCTTTTAAAAAAGGATATTCTGTTGTTAAATTAGGCAATAAATACGGAATGATTTATAAAACTAAAAAAGAAATTATTCCGATTGTGTATGATGAAGTATCTGATTTTTCAGAAGGTTTAGCGGTAGTGATGAAAAATGAAAAATACGGTTTCGTGAATGAGAAAGGAAGAGAAATTATTCCGTGCCGGTACCAAAATGCCGGCGATTTTTCGAATCACTTGGCTTTCGTGGAAACACAAAATAAATATGGTTTTATCAATCTGGAAGGAAAACAAATTATTCCTTTTAAATACGATTGGGTAGAAAAATTTTCGCAAGAAATAGCAAAAGTGGAATTGGCTGGAAAATATGGAATAATCAATACAAAAGGCGATACGATAGTTGCTTGTATCTATGATAAAATAGGTGATTTTTCAGAAGGCAAAGCGATGGTGGTGAAGGATGGAAAATATGGATTTATCAATAAAAAAGGAGAAATAATTATTCCGATAGAATACGATTTTACATCGGATGCACTTTTGACGGAAGGCTTTAAAAATGGATTTGCCAAAATTATCAGTAATCAAAAAAAAGGCTTGATTGACAGCACTGGAAAAATAATTTTGTCGCGTGATTTTGAAGATATTTCTTATTGTTCTCAAGGTTTAATAGCCGTTCAGAAGCATGACAAATGGGGTTATTTGAATCAGAAAATGAAATTAAAAATTCCTCTCCAATACGACAATGCGTATGATTTTTCAGACAGTTTAGCGCGCGTATCGAAAAAGAATTTAGTTGGATTTATTGATATGAATGGAAAAATAGTAATTCCTTTTAATTACGATGATGCGGGAGATTTTGTGAAAGGAATCGCACAAGTAAAACAAAACGGAAAAATTGGGTTTATAGACAAGCAAAATAATTTTATTATTCCTTGTGAATTGGACAAAGTCGGCGATAATGTGGACGGGATTTTAGAAGTAGAAAAAATTAAAAAAATGGCGTACTTTAATTTAAAAACAAAACGTTACGTGTGGAAAGAAATTGGTTTTTGA
- a CDS encoding TerC family protein — MYLVQNFHDLFSWSALGSLLLLSVLEIVLGIDNIIFISIVAGKLPKNKQKKTRTTGLLLALLMRIIMLFAITTLAQMKSTLFSISDFDVTARDLILFGGGIFLLIKTSLEILDKIKSGGEEEAPEPSVTQNVLRAAVLQIVLIDIVFSFDSILTAVGLVTNLLIMILAVIVGMLIMIEFSGTVSDFINKNPTIKMLALAFLLMIGVLLISSAFHHEIPKGYIYLAMGFSLFVETLNIQVKKRRKH; from the coding sequence ATGTACTTAGTTCAAAATTTTCATGATTTGTTTTCTTGGTCGGCGCTTGGAAGCCTCTTACTACTGTCAGTTTTAGAGATTGTTTTGGGCATTGACAATATTATTTTCATTTCCATTGTTGCTGGAAAATTACCAAAAAACAAACAAAAAAAAACACGTACTACAGGATTATTACTCGCTCTTTTGATGCGTATTATCATGCTTTTCGCGATTACAACCTTGGCACAAATGAAATCTACTTTATTTAGTATTTCTGATTTTGACGTAACCGCTAGAGATTTGATTTTATTTGGTGGCGGAATTTTTTTATTGATAAAAACGAGTTTAGAAATCCTTGATAAAATTAAAAGTGGAGGAGAGGAAGAGGCTCCAGAACCTTCTGTAACACAAAATGTGTTACGTGCAGCCGTTTTGCAAATTGTGTTGATAGACATTGTGTTTTCCTTCGATTCGATATTAACTGCCGTTGGTTTGGTAACTAATTTACTGATTATGATTTTGGCGGTGATTGTCGGAATGCTTATTATGATTGAATTTTCAGGCACAGTGAGTGATTTTATAAATAAAAATCCGACCATAAAAATGTTAGCCTTGGCTTTTTTATTGATGATTGGCGTGTTGTTGATTTCATCCGCTTTTCACCACGAAATACCAAAAGGATATATTTATTTGGCAATGGGATTTTCGCTTTTTGTAGAAACATTGAACATTCAAGTAAAGAAAAGGAGAAAGCATTGA
- the msrB gene encoding peptide-methionine (R)-S-oxide reductase MsrB has protein sequence MKFNIKKTFFFSGLVAVSIISCYNKPDASKNNNSKNNFPMSDSEHPNNPYYSRTDTTKLDLPDSVWAKVLPDSIYEVARDKQTERAFTGKYWNYTGIGTYYCAACGNELFRSDAKFASSCGWPSFFETVRKNSVIYKSDHSFGMDRTEVLCGRCGGHLGHEFDDGPPPTGKRFCMNSIVLDFVPDKK, from the coding sequence ATGAAATTCAATATCAAAAAAACATTTTTTTTCAGCGGTTTAGTGGCTGTCTCCATTATCAGTTGCTATAACAAGCCGGATGCATCAAAAAATAATAATTCAAAAAATAATTTTCCCATGAGCGATTCAGAACATCCGAATAATCCCTATTATTCGCGCACAGATACTACTAAATTGGATTTGCCAGATTCAGTTTGGGCAAAAGTGTTACCAGATAGTATTTACGAAGTGGCTCGTGATAAACAGACAGAGCGTGCTTTTACAGGAAAATATTGGAATTATACTGGCATTGGAACATATTATTGCGCGGCTTGCGGAAATGAACTTTTCCGTTCGGATGCTAAGTTCGCCAGCTCTTGTGGTTGGCCCAGTTTTTTTGAAACGGTTCGTAAAAACAGTGTTATTTACAAATCAGATCATTCCTTCGGAATGGATAGAACAGAAGTTCTGTGTGGCAGATGTGGCGGACATCTCGGACATGAATTTGATGACGGTCCGCCACCTACCGGAAAACGCTTTTGCATGAATTCCATCGTCTTGGATTTTGTACCTGATAAAAAATAA
- a CDS encoding TolC family protein, producing the protein MIRQKKYFLIPFLGLLCSVAFSQTDSIITLKQALQLAIKNYPLLQAKEYEVKAADEELKATRRGYLPALGVSGQLSYATDNSLPGTYFPMGIVPSTSAGISAKENTEAAFGSIALGYFEWTPIRFGKYRAKINESKAELIYANADDANELFTDQVNVAGAYFKLLALQKIVETDQKNIFRAEEIKHIIASYATNGLKPGVDTSFANSEISKAKINFLNDEQISETQKNTLANLMGIANVNFKLDSVFTQHIPIVSADTITTNLGNNPLIQLYNSEVKISEAQSKYIAKSYFPNISLLGITDGRGSGIGYNGIYNNAFSDGTKLSRYNYALGISCTFNILDYPRIKSETEAQKFRTKALQSELSAQNVELKNQLLLSYNTIQSALEEAKEAPIQFSAASDAYRQKLAMYNSGLTSIADVAQTLYNLNRAESDQAIANEKVWDALLYIAATKGDLTILFNNIK; encoded by the coding sequence ATGATTCGTCAGAAAAAATATTTTCTCATTCCATTTTTGGGTTTGTTGTGCAGTGTTGCATTTTCGCAAACAGATAGCATTATTACGCTCAAACAAGCGCTCCAATTAGCTATAAAAAACTATCCTTTATTACAGGCAAAGGAGTATGAAGTAAAGGCAGCCGATGAAGAGTTAAAAGCGACACGCAGAGGCTATTTGCCGGCTTTGGGCGTTAGCGGACAACTTAGTTATGCGACGGATAATTCCTTGCCAGGAACTTATTTTCCGATGGGCATTGTGCCTTCTACTTCAGCTGGAATTAGTGCGAAAGAAAATACAGAAGCTGCTTTTGGTTCGATTGCTCTGGGTTATTTTGAATGGACACCCATACGTTTTGGAAAATACCGCGCAAAAATAAATGAATCGAAAGCAGAATTAATATATGCAAATGCAGACGATGCGAACGAATTGTTTACCGATCAAGTAAATGTTGCCGGAGCTTATTTCAAATTATTGGCTCTTCAAAAAATCGTAGAAACAGATCAAAAAAATATTTTTCGGGCAGAGGAAATCAAACATATTATTGCTTCGTATGCCACCAATGGATTAAAACCAGGTGTAGATACTTCGTTTGCTAACTCCGAAATATCCAAAGCGAAAATTAATTTTTTAAACGATGAACAAATATCAGAAACGCAAAAAAATACATTGGCAAATTTGATGGGCATCGCCAATGTTAATTTTAAATTAGACAGCGTTTTTACACAGCATATTCCAATTGTTTCTGCGGATACTATTACTACGAATCTGGGAAATAATCCCTTGATTCAATTGTATAATTCAGAAGTAAAAATAAGCGAAGCACAATCGAAATACATTGCCAAAAGCTATTTTCCGAACATTTCTCTTTTAGGAATAACAGATGGGAGGGGTTCTGGAATCGGCTACAACGGCATTTACAACAATGCGTTTAGTGATGGCACAAAATTATCGCGCTACAACTATGCCTTGGGGATTTCGTGCACGTTTAATATTTTAGATTATCCGCGAATAAAATCAGAAACCGAAGCACAAAAATTTCGCACGAAAGCTTTGCAGTCTGAGTTAAGCGCACAAAATGTAGAACTTAAAAATCAACTATTATTATCGTACAATACCATACAATCTGCTCTGGAAGAGGCAAAGGAAGCACCTATTCAGTTTTCTGCAGCATCCGATGCGTACCGTCAAAAATTAGCGATGTACAATTCCGGATTAACTTCTATTGCGGATGTTGCCCAAACCTTGTATAATCTGAATCGGGCAGAATCCGATCAAGCCATTGCCAACGAAAAGGTATGGGATGCCTTGTTGTACATTGCTGCTACCAAAGGTGATTTAACCATTCTATTCAATAACATTAAATAA
- a CDS encoding efflux RND transporter permease subunit encodes MIKFALRKPIAVIVIIAGLVFFSFLAAQKIAIDIFPAIDLPTIYVSQPYGGMSPQQMEALISTRYEDHFLYVSGIKSIEVKNIQGAALVKLSFYEGTDMAQAAGEVANQVTRSKAFMPPGTVPPIVMRFDASSLPVGELVFNAPHRTLNELQEFAGRIVRPMFSAIPGVSSPPPIGGSSRTIVVTINPELLRSYNLTPDEVVKAIAMSNQIAAAGDVNIGNTTFMTPANTLVKEPSELLDLPIKMGTGPTVFLKDIASVEDAGDVTTGYALVNGRRAVFIPVLKRAEASTWDVVQRVKKTMPQMQAQLPSDVKISYEFDQSVYVINSVKSLMTEGITGAILTGLMVLLFLGDARSALIVILTIPVSIMVAILMLMLCHQTINIMTLSGLALAIGVLVDQATVAIENIHQHLEMGKPKAKAILEASREMSFPLLLILLCVLAVFAPSFIMTGVPKSLFTPLSLSVGFAMIVSYLLSQTFVPIMANWILKTDKFKHHEHTTLAMDKREIKDTAADEYRIEHASEKKLSRFDKFKKRIINVLHQLLKSKKRVITIYMLGVIGLVVVLASVIGRDILPKVNSGQFQLRLREPDGTRFERTEEKYLQVIDIIKQTVGEKNVSITSGFVGSQPATYAVNNIFMFSSGPQEAMMQVNLNRDYLKEYPQYKDMDDLKEKLRQEIHAKMPEMKVSFEPIELVDKVMSEGSPTPVEIIVSGKNLNQGEVYADTVMSHLRKINFLRDVQIAEPLKYPTISIHIDRVRAAQFGLNISDVTRSLVAATSSSRYTDKIFWMDQKIGMGYQVEVEVPHPDMNSMSDMENIPLMAGKIRPLLRDVATLQYDTIPGEIDRIDGKRVVTITANIYKKDLGRTVAAVNKAIAESGQLPRGLTVEQSGLTKLLSEILGSLQSGLLLAVLVIFLLLAANYQSFKLSLIILSAVPAVIAGSLIALLLTGSTLNLQSYMGIIMSIGVSVANAILLVTNSESVRLDCGDAEKGAIAGANARIRPILMTTLAMTVGMLPMAAGMGDAGEQSAPLGRAVIGGLIASTLAVIFILPIVFAQIQNKTTLQSVSLDPEDPESNFYKEHKKTSSKK; translated from the coding sequence ATGATAAAATTTGCGCTCCGAAAACCCATTGCGGTGATTGTAATTATTGCAGGATTGGTATTCTTTTCTTTTTTAGCAGCTCAAAAAATTGCGATAGATATCTTTCCGGCGATTGATTTACCGACTATTTATGTTTCGCAACCTTACGGGGGAATGTCGCCACAACAAATGGAAGCATTGATTTCCACGCGATACGAAGACCATTTTTTGTATGTATCCGGTATCAAAAGCATTGAAGTAAAAAACATACAAGGTGCTGCTTTGGTAAAATTATCTTTTTACGAAGGTACAGATATGGCGCAGGCTGCTGGAGAAGTGGCGAATCAAGTTACACGCTCCAAAGCATTTATGCCACCCGGAACTGTTCCGCCTATTGTGATGCGCTTCGATGCCAGTTCATTGCCTGTAGGCGAATTGGTGTTTAATGCGCCACATCGCACCTTAAACGAATTGCAAGAATTTGCTGGACGGATTGTGCGCCCGATGTTCTCCGCAATTCCGGGCGTATCGTCGCCTCCACCCATTGGAGGAAGTTCCAGAACGATTGTGGTTACTATAAATCCTGAATTGTTGAGGAGTTATAATTTAACTCCGGATGAAGTTGTGAAAGCCATCGCGATGAGCAATCAAATAGCCGCTGCCGGCGATGTAAATATCGGCAATACAACTTTTATGACTCCTGCCAATACCTTGGTAAAAGAGCCATCCGAATTATTGGATTTACCAATAAAAATGGGAACAGGACCAACAGTTTTTCTAAAAGACATTGCTTCTGTTGAAGATGCGGGAGATGTAACAACTGGTTATGCACTTGTAAACGGAAGAAGAGCAGTTTTTATTCCTGTGCTAAAACGGGCAGAAGCTTCTACTTGGGATGTAGTGCAACGTGTAAAAAAGACGATGCCGCAAATGCAAGCTCAGCTTCCCAGTGATGTAAAAATATCCTACGAATTTGACCAATCTGTTTATGTGATTAATTCGGTAAAAAGTTTGATGACAGAGGGAATCACTGGCGCTATTCTAACGGGATTAATGGTGTTATTGTTTTTAGGAGATGCTCGTAGTGCGCTAATTGTCATTTTGACGATTCCAGTTTCCATTATGGTGGCTATTTTAATGCTGATGTTGTGTCATCAAACCATCAATATTATGACTTTGAGCGGATTGGCATTAGCCATCGGCGTTTTAGTAGATCAGGCAACAGTGGCGATAGAAAACATTCATCAGCATTTGGAGATGGGGAAACCAAAGGCAAAAGCTATTTTGGAAGCCAGCCGCGAAATGTCCTTTCCTCTGTTATTGATTTTATTGTGCGTATTGGCTGTTTTTGCTCCTTCTTTTATTATGACAGGAGTTCCAAAATCGCTGTTTACGCCTTTATCCTTATCTGTTGGATTTGCAATGATTGTGTCGTATTTACTTTCTCAAACATTCGTTCCGATAATGGCGAATTGGATTTTGAAAACTGATAAATTTAAGCACCATGAGCATACTACTTTGGCGATGGATAAGCGCGAAATAAAAGATACTGCTGCGGATGAATACAGAATTGAACACGCATCCGAAAAAAAGCTTTCTCGCTTTGATAAATTCAAGAAAAGAATTATCAACGTTCTTCATCAACTATTGAAAAGTAAAAAGAGAGTGATTACTATTTACATGTTGGGCGTTATCGGGTTAGTGGTCGTTTTAGCTTCGGTAATAGGAAGAGATATTTTACCGAAAGTAAATTCAGGTCAATTTCAACTACGCTTGAGAGAGCCAGACGGCACACGTTTTGAACGCACAGAAGAAAAATATTTGCAAGTCATCGACATCATCAAACAAACCGTAGGCGAAAAAAATGTTTCTATAACGTCCGGTTTTGTGGGTTCACAGCCAGCCACGTATGCCGTAAATAATATTTTTATGTTCAGCAGTGGTCCGCAAGAAGCCATGATGCAAGTGAATTTGAACAGAGATTATTTGAAAGAATATCCGCAGTACAAAGACATGGATGATTTAAAAGAAAAACTTCGGCAAGAAATACACGCAAAAATGCCTGAAATGAAGGTTTCCTTTGAGCCCATCGAATTGGTGGATAAAGTAATGAGCGAAGGCTCGCCAACGCCCGTAGAAATTATTGTATCTGGAAAAAATTTAAACCAAGGCGAAGTATATGCAGATACTGTGATGTCGCATCTTCGAAAAATTAATTTTTTGAGAGATGTTCAAATAGCCGAACCGCTTAAATACCCAACCATTAGTATACATATTGATAGAGTAAGAGCAGCTCAGTTTGGATTAAACATCAGCGATGTAACACGATCCTTGGTAGCAGCTACTTCCTCCAGTCGATATACAGATAAAATCTTTTGGATGGATCAAAAAATAGGGATGGGCTATCAAGTGGAGGTGGAGGTACCTCATCCTGATATGAACAGTATGTCGGATATGGAAAATATTCCTTTGATGGCTGGTAAAATTCGTCCGCTTTTGCGAGATGTAGCAACATTGCAATACGATACGATACCCGGCGAAATTGATCGCATTGACGGCAAAAGAGTGGTTACAATTACTGCCAATATCTATAAAAAAGATTTGGGAAGAACAGTTGCGGCAGTAAATAAAGCTATTGCAGAATCCGGTCAATTGCCACGAGGATTAACCGTAGAACAAAGTGGATTAACGAAATTGTTAAGTGAAATTTTAGGCAGTTTACAATCTGGTTTATTGTTAGCAGTGTTAGTTATTTTCTTGTTGCTTGCTGCCAATTATCAATCGTTTAAACTTTCCTTAATCATTTTGTCGGCTGTTCCTGCTGTAATTGCAGGCTCATTAATTGCATTATTGCTTACAGGTTCCACACTTAATTTGCAATCCTATATGGGAATTATTATGTCGATTGGTGTGTCCGTCGCGAATGCGATTTTATTGGTTACCAATTCGGAAAGTGTGCGATTGGATTGCGGAGATGCGGAAAAAGGAGCTATTGCGGGAGCCAACGCAAGGATTCGTCCGATATTAATGACGACCCTTGCCATGACAGTCGGAATGTTGCCGATGGCAGCTGGGATGGGCGATGCCGGTGAACAAAGTGCGCCGCTTGGAAGAGCCGTTATTGGTGGTTTGATTGCTTCTACATTGGCGGTAATCTTTATTCTACCGATTGTATTTGCTCAAATACAAAACAAAACCACTTTGCAATCTGTTTCCTTGGATCCAGAAGATCCGGAAAGTAATTTCTATAAAGAGCATAAAAAAACGTCATCGAAAAAATAA